Proteins from one Pseudomonadota bacterium genomic window:
- a CDS encoding DUF6640 family protein, translating into MINNPVAKLALKVFVSAITIFYGFIPALADLNETHLFNPLWSEHARFHTAWFLAFTAGVSSIALFLIWRRDEVFVPIALGMMFAAGFWVATLFRDGYGGALVDSNGHTHTIAGIESNMFLFSVVSILLVAALVAAIRIYRSPFTNG; encoded by the coding sequence ATGATCAATAACCCCGTCGCGAAACTTGCGCTCAAAGTATTCGTGAGCGCCATCACGATCTTCTACGGCTTCATTCCTGCTCTGGCAGACCTGAACGAAACGCACCTGTTCAATCCCCTGTGGAGCGAACATGCACGCTTCCATACGGCCTGGTTTCTCGCCTTCACCGCTGGGGTATCCAGCATTGCCTTGTTTTTGATTTGGCGCAGAGATGAGGTCTTTGTCCCAATCGCCCTTGGAATGATGTTTGCAGCGGGCTTCTGGGTGGCAACGCTGTTTCGCGACGGATACGGGGGCGCACTTGTCGATAGCAACGGCCATACGCACACCATTGCTGGGATCGAATCCAACATGTTCCTGTTTTCGGTCGTGAGCATCTTGCTCGTCGCTGCGCTTGTCGCGGCGATACGCATCTATCGCTCGCCATTCACCAATGGCTGA
- a CDS encoding NAD(P)H-dependent oxidoreductase encodes MSQSTILAFAASNSAASINAQLVLHAAETLRDEMGADITIETLDLADFDMPVYSPERQAAGIPAEAHAFYDRLGAADGLMISFAEYNGNYTAAFKNVFDWCSRIKMQIYQDKPLFLMATSPGRGGGQNVLRIASEAAPFFGGKLAGTFNFGPFAEHFDAEGAGVTTPELKRELRNQLSSFYDAVKAQR; translated from the coding sequence ATGAGCCAATCCACCATCTTAGCTTTTGCTGCAAGCAACAGCGCGGCCTCCATAAATGCGCAGCTTGTCCTGCATGCTGCAGAGACTCTGCGCGATGAGATGGGCGCTGACATCACGATTGAAACGCTCGATCTCGCCGATTTCGATATGCCTGTTTACAGCCCCGAAAGGCAGGCGGCAGGCATCCCAGCAGAGGCTCACGCATTCTACGATCGTTTGGGCGCCGCCGACGGCCTCATGATCTCTTTTGCCGAGTATAATGGAAACTATACGGCCGCATTTAAGAATGTTTTTGACTGGTGCAGCCGGATCAAGATGCAGATTTATCAGGACAAGCCGCTGTTTTTGATGGCCACCTCTCCAGGACGTGGCGGTGGTCAGAACGTGTTGCGCATCGCGTCCGAAGCCGCGCCGTTTTTCGGCGGGAAGCTCGCAGGGACGTTCAATTTCGGTCCCTTCGCTGAGCACTTCGATGCCGAAGGTGCGGGCGTTACCACGCCCGAGCTCAAGCGCGAACTTCGAAATCAGCTATCGAGCTTTTACGACGCTGTGAAAGCCCAACGGTGA
- a CDS encoding DoxX family protein, with translation MTLQRGADVGLRALLTLIFVAAGGAKLLGVSMMVDIFETIGWGQWFRYVTALVELGAAALLWVPGLNVLGAALLLATMLCGALFHLLILGPSAVPALILAAFCAAVIYVQRAQIEPLAARFMARS, from the coding sequence ATGACTTTGCAAAGAGGAGCCGACGTAGGGCTGCGCGCTTTACTGACACTTATTTTCGTAGCTGCAGGCGGTGCCAAACTGCTCGGTGTTTCGATGATGGTAGATATTTTCGAGACCATCGGGTGGGGCCAATGGTTTCGCTACGTGACCGCGCTTGTGGAGCTTGGTGCCGCCGCGCTTCTCTGGGTACCTGGCCTGAACGTTCTTGGCGCGGCCCTGCTGCTGGCGACCATGCTTTGTGGGGCGCTCTTCCACTTGTTGATTCTGGGACCCTCAGCAGTCCCCGCTCTCATTCTGGCGGCTTTTTGCGCAGCAGTCATCTACGTCCAACGCGCGCAGATAGAGCCGCTAGCCGCACGCTTCATGGCCAGGTCGTAG
- a CDS encoding alpha/beta fold hydrolase, with protein sequence MPAKRFFIPVSATAMTALMVFSAPFANLAHADDQAPHAEWVEFSYEPYPLARISADVDRYPEAFPATLRVSQHGEVEHLGDGVFGTHWFVDGGGPVWHFVTAGDPADEVVLMVHGYPDTWWANAEVMALLSDHYYVIAVDVLGYGQSDKGPEIDVSYAGAAASLSTLLDNIGVSDFNLISHDRGTIVSENLIAIDGMSERIAAYVRMQQSFDQPHGLPRPPHEAMASVEFQSQDNVARTAYSGDYGSVHFPERFLQRLDWEFEFEGTPEAAARTFQGTSFDIELEFRMANVIDKLTMPVLLIQGDHDPGQKAEEYMTSADLLPDARVAIVGANHFLHAEDPHMVADLARELFENGNENRPEMVFSHPVTFQFPAKN encoded by the coding sequence ATGCCTGCAAAAAGATTTTTCATTCCAGTATCGGCGACGGCAATGACCGCGCTTATGGTTTTTTCTGCACCATTCGCGAACCTTGCTCATGCGGACGATCAGGCGCCCCACGCTGAGTGGGTGGAATTCTCCTACGAACCCTATCCACTGGCACGGATTTCCGCCGATGTAGACCGGTATCCCGAAGCCTTTCCGGCGACCCTTCGGGTTAGCCAGCATGGCGAGGTCGAGCATCTGGGTGATGGCGTGTTTGGCACGCACTGGTTTGTTGATGGGGGCGGGCCAGTTTGGCATTTCGTGACCGCAGGTGACCCCGCCGATGAGGTCGTGCTGATGGTGCACGGATACCCTGACACGTGGTGGGCGAACGCTGAGGTAATGGCGCTGCTATCCGACCATTACTATGTGATCGCCGTCGATGTACTTGGCTATGGGCAATCAGATAAAGGCCCGGAGATTGACGTGAGCTATGCCGGTGCTGCAGCGAGCCTGAGCACGCTTTTGGACAATATCGGCGTCTCGGACTTCAACCTCATCAGCCACGATCGCGGCACCATCGTCAGTGAAAATTTGATCGCGATCGACGGCATGAGTGAGCGCATCGCGGCCTACGTTCGGATGCAGCAATCTTTTGATCAGCCACACGGACTGCCACGTCCGCCCCATGAGGCAATGGCGTCTGTTGAGTTCCAAAGCCAGGATAACGTCGCGCGCACCGCATACTCCGGCGATTATGGCTCCGTACACTTCCCCGAGCGCTTTCTTCAGCGCCTTGATTGGGAGTTTGAGTTCGAAGGTACACCAGAAGCGGCCGCGCGCACGTTTCAAGGAACAAGCTTTGACATCGAGCTAGAATTCCGGATGGCCAACGTGATCGACAAGCTCACAATGCCAGTTCTGTTGATCCAGGGCGATCACGATCCAGGACAAAAGGCCGAGGAATATATGACATCCGCTGACTTATTGCCCGACGCGCGTGTCGCAATCGTTGGCGCGAACCATTTCCTCCATGCCGAAGACCCGCACATGGTGGCTGATCTGGCGCGGGAACTGTTCGAGAACGGCAATGAAAACCGGCCAGAGATGGTCTTTTCCCACCCCGTGACGTTCCAGTTCCCAGCGAAGAACTAA
- a CDS encoding LysR family transcriptional regulator, whose translation MKNISAVDLNLLVAFQAMLEERSVTRAANRIGLAQPSMSNALARLRALFDDELFVRTPQGMVPTRLALDAADHVKAAVAAADSAFNVGEVFSPKTATGTFRILTHDLIEITVLPDLLRTVEKDAPNIHVGVRSLVGESFEEDLDFGRADIAVCAAAAVPKRFSYQVVFRESFVCLARLGHPIVRGNELNLETYLACKHATMSRQPEGKAIVDEALAGMGRSREISASVANFGSLPPLVIETDLIAVIPLRLAKKACHVMPLVMFELPFDLPSIEVKLIWNRSVDRSPMSVWFRDLMVKTVSA comes from the coding sequence ATGAAGAATATTAGCGCCGTCGATCTGAACCTGCTGGTCGCCTTCCAAGCGATGTTGGAAGAGCGCAGCGTAACCAGAGCAGCCAACCGTATCGGGCTGGCGCAACCGTCGATGAGCAACGCGCTCGCCCGGCTGCGGGCTTTGTTTGACGACGAGCTTTTCGTTCGGACACCGCAAGGGATGGTGCCCACGCGCTTGGCCTTAGACGCTGCCGATCATGTGAAAGCAGCGGTCGCTGCCGCGGACAGTGCCTTCAATGTCGGCGAGGTGTTTTCTCCGAAAACCGCGACGGGAACATTTCGGATCTTGACCCATGATTTGATCGAAATAACGGTGTTGCCCGATCTTCTTCGGACCGTCGAAAAAGACGCTCCGAACATTCATGTGGGCGTAAGATCTTTGGTGGGCGAAAGCTTCGAAGAAGATCTCGATTTTGGTCGAGCAGACATAGCTGTTTGCGCTGCGGCGGCGGTACCAAAGCGGTTCAGCTATCAAGTCGTCTTTCGTGAATCCTTCGTCTGCCTCGCACGCCTTGGACACCCCATCGTCAGGGGGAACGAACTCAATCTCGAGACCTATTTGGCCTGCAAGCACGCAACAATGTCCCGTCAACCTGAGGGCAAAGCAATCGTTGATGAGGCATTAGCGGGGATGGGTCGGTCGCGCGAGATAAGCGCCAGCGTGGCCAACTTCGGGTCACTGCCTCCCCTGGTTATTGAGACCGATCTGATCGCTGTGATCCCGTTACGCCTGGCAAAGAAGGCGTGCCACGTTATGCCCTTGGTCATGTTTGAATTGCCCTTCGATCTGCCCAGCATCGAGGTGAAACTCATCTGGAACCGCAGTGTGGACCGATCCCCCATGTCCGTCTGGTTTCGAGATCTCATGGTCAAAACAGTCTCGGCCTAG
- a CDS encoding methyl-accepting chemotaxis protein has protein sequence MLTSFSLKQVIASGFGLVLLLMALLAMMSLRGTSNIGDVFTDYRQAARESLLVNDAKIDLITARLGVMQYRISNDEAAAERVANSVTELRALNDEISSFLVDQNLVAQITGLEGSLDDYKAGFAEVVDIQARRNELVPQMNQVGRDARTTMTEIIESAYNDADIEAAYYGGLVQQHLMLARYYGEKFLLENREDDRDRTYAEIETVRENMRTLLASLQNPVRRRLAAQFDAQVNTFEGHYGEIVSLIETRNGILRDRLDSIGPELMAGYNSVLSTVVHTQNTLGPQASADVATTLRNTTIIAVVAFALGVAAAFLIGRLLSGSIARVVGRMNELAGGQLDIEIIGAERKDELGDMARALLVFQENGREKVRIEAEQKEAEAAAEAEKSRAMDAMADDFEANVNGVVTAVSSAAEQMVGLAEVLSEAANRASERSTAVAAASEEASTNVGTVAAASEEMSNSISEVSERVGQAASMTSDAAMSAEDSTQMVGKLAVGAQTIGNVISMISDIAEQTNLLALNATIEAARAGEAGKGFAVVATEVKTLAEQTAKATEQISTQITGMQGDTDAVVSAIEKIGGMIKELNSTSSSIAAAVEEQHSATQEIARNTQQAADGTQEVSENISEVSSAVEQTGSAANDVKAASSQLVGEAQRLRENVGQFLANVRAA, from the coding sequence ATGCTCACGTCATTTTCTCTAAAACAAGTGATCGCATCGGGCTTCGGCCTTGTGCTGTTGCTGATGGCGCTTCTCGCGATGATGTCCCTGCGCGGAACATCGAACATCGGTGACGTGTTCACCGACTACCGACAGGCGGCGCGAGAGAGCCTACTGGTAAACGACGCGAAGATTGACCTCATCACTGCACGTCTTGGCGTCATGCAATACCGCATCAGTAATGACGAGGCCGCTGCTGAGCGTGTCGCTAACAGCGTAACCGAGCTTCGTGCATTGAATGACGAGATCTCCTCGTTCTTGGTCGACCAGAACCTCGTTGCGCAGATTACTGGCCTTGAGGGTTCTTTGGACGACTACAAGGCAGGCTTTGCCGAGGTTGTAGACATTCAGGCCCGGCGTAACGAGCTTGTGCCACAGATGAACCAAGTTGGCCGCGATGCACGCACCACGATGACTGAGATCATCGAGAGTGCCTACAACGACGCGGACATTGAGGCCGCATATTATGGCGGGCTTGTTCAGCAACACCTGATGCTTGCGCGTTACTACGGTGAAAAGTTTCTGCTTGAAAATCGCGAAGACGATCGTGACCGCACCTATGCGGAGATTGAGACTGTTCGAGAGAACATGCGCACCCTCTTGGCGAGCTTGCAGAACCCGGTACGCCGCCGTCTAGCCGCGCAATTTGATGCTCAGGTGAACACCTTCGAGGGCCACTATGGTGAGATTGTAAGCCTCATTGAGACCCGCAACGGTATCCTACGGGATCGTTTAGACTCAATTGGCCCCGAACTGATGGCTGGCTATAACAGCGTTCTGTCGACTGTGGTGCATACCCAAAACACACTTGGGCCCCAGGCATCAGCCGATGTGGCCACCACGTTACGCAACACAACCATCATTGCTGTTGTCGCGTTCGCTCTCGGTGTCGCAGCCGCGTTCCTCATCGGACGACTTCTCTCCGGCTCAATCGCCCGTGTAGTTGGGCGCATGAATGAACTGGCAGGCGGACAACTCGACATTGAGATCATTGGTGCTGAGCGCAAGGATGAGCTTGGCGACATGGCGCGTGCGCTGTTGGTGTTCCAAGAAAATGGGCGAGAAAAGGTTCGTATTGAGGCGGAACAAAAAGAAGCCGAAGCTGCAGCCGAGGCGGAGAAGAGCCGTGCCATGGATGCCATGGCTGACGACTTTGAGGCGAATGTGAATGGCGTCGTGACAGCTGTTTCTAGCGCCGCTGAACAGATGGTCGGTTTGGCCGAGGTACTCAGCGAAGCGGCCAACCGGGCCTCTGAGCGCTCAACAGCTGTCGCAGCCGCCTCTGAAGAAGCATCCACTAATGTTGGCACTGTCGCTGCCGCCTCTGAAGAAATGTCGAACTCAATTTCAGAAGTGTCTGAGCGAGTTGGTCAGGCTGCCAGCATGACGAGTGACGCGGCTATGAGTGCAGAAGATTCAACGCAGATGGTGGGTAAGCTTGCTGTCGGCGCGCAGACCATTGGAAACGTGATTTCAATGATCTCTGACATTGCGGAGCAAACGAACCTACTTGCCCTCAATGCGACCATTGAAGCGGCGCGCGCAGGTGAAGCGGGCAAAGGGTTTGCCGTTGTTGCGACCGAGGTGAAAACCTTAGCTGAACAGACTGCGAAGGCCACTGAGCAAATCTCCACTCAGATCACCGGTATGCAAGGCGACACCGACGCCGTCGTATCAGCTATCGAGAAAATTGGAGGTATGATCAAGGAGCTGAACAGCACCTCATCATCGATTGCTGCTGCCGTGGAAGAGCAGCATTCGGCAACGCAAGAGATCGCCCGCAACACGCAGCAAGCGGCCGATGGTACGCAAGAAGTGTCCGAAAACATCTCCGAGGTTTCCTCCGCCGTCGAGCAAACAGGCTCCGCCGCGAATGATGTTAAGGCAGCGTCCTCACAGCTTGTTGGTGAAGCACAGCGCTTGCGTGAGAACGTTGGTCAATTCTTGGCCAACGTGAGGGCCGCATAG
- a CDS encoding PLP-dependent cysteine synthase family protein: protein MSNDKWARNAIQSIVRENHGTADTHLFKLPTNFTKADIYLKDESTHPTGNLKHRLAASLFLHALCNGRIHEDTTVFEESSGNTAISEAYFAQLIGVKFIAVVDKNISDEKKKLIKFYGGRLEVFDSSNARKKAIRRLKNRGYYFMNQFKYAEQATDWRGNNNIAETIFSQLQRESNPIPDYIVVGAGTGGTSATIGRYIRYKNFRTKLVVVDPYKSAFFGHWEMGVKQLDKNAEENLAEGIGRPRVEKSFLKEVIDDMKQVSNREAIASMLWLHELTRKKAGPSTGSNIWGSIQIAMENESKAGAKPITIVTLMCDGGEIYPDLYDPKARSQKKGLEDLGYETRLLNTLSATNR, encoded by the coding sequence ATGTCTAACGACAAATGGGCTCGCAATGCAATCCAGAGCATCGTTCGCGAAAACCACGGGACGGCAGACACCCACCTCTTCAAACTGCCAACAAACTTTACAAAGGCAGACATATACTTGAAGGATGAGAGCACCCACCCCACCGGCAATTTGAAACATCGACTTGCTGCGTCTCTTTTCTTGCATGCCCTTTGTAATGGTAGAATCCATGAAGACACTACAGTATTCGAAGAATCCTCAGGAAACACTGCGATATCCGAAGCTTATTTCGCTCAGTTAATTGGAGTAAAATTTATTGCGGTGGTGGATAAAAACATCAGCGATGAAAAGAAAAAGCTTATAAAATTTTACGGCGGTCGTTTAGAGGTTTTTGACAGTTCCAACGCGCGAAAGAAAGCCATAAGACGACTTAAAAATCGTGGCTACTACTTTATGAACCAATTTAAGTATGCGGAGCAAGCTACCGATTGGCGCGGCAACAATAACATCGCAGAAACAATATTTTCTCAATTGCAGAGAGAGTCTAATCCCATACCTGACTACATAGTCGTTGGTGCAGGCACGGGTGGAACATCTGCTACGATTGGTCGATATATTAGATATAAAAATTTTCGGACTAAATTAGTAGTAGTTGACCCCTATAAGTCGGCGTTTTTTGGACATTGGGAAATGGGGGTAAAACAGCTGGACAAGAATGCAGAAGAGAATCTCGCAGAGGGAATCGGGCGACCACGGGTAGAGAAATCGTTTTTGAAAGAGGTTATCGATGACATGAAGCAAGTGTCTAATCGCGAGGCAATTGCGTCAATGCTTTGGCTTCATGAACTTACCAGGAAAAAGGCGGGCCCCTCCACCGGCTCAAATATTTGGGGTTCAATCCAGATAGCGATGGAAAACGAGAGCAAAGCAGGCGCCAAACCGATCACCATCGTGACTCTTATGTGCGACGGGGGTGAAATATATCCTGACCTGTATGACCCTAAAGCGCGCAGTCAGAAAAAAGGCCTTGAAGATCTCGGATATGAGACTCGCCTGCTGAACACCTTGTCAGCAACAAATCGTTGA
- a CDS encoding gamma carbonic anhydrase family protein, translating to MALYALDDAEPEIVDPARTWIAPSARVIGKVRLHPGASVWFGAVLRGDNEWIDIGPDTNVQDMVMMHTDMGFPLTVGRGCTIGHKAILHGCTLGDFALIGMGATVLNGARIGSRSIVGANALVSENKTIAEDKLAVGVPAREVKSLGEGAASMLEKSAAHYVENAERFAKGLKRLDR from the coding sequence ATGGCACTGTACGCACTTGATGACGCGGAACCCGAGATTGTCGACCCGGCTCGTACATGGATAGCGCCGTCCGCCCGGGTGATCGGCAAGGTGCGTCTCCATCCTGGAGCCAGTGTCTGGTTTGGCGCCGTTCTGCGCGGTGACAATGAATGGATCGACATCGGTCCTGATACCAACGTTCAGGACATGGTGATGATGCACACCGATATGGGTTTCCCGCTCACCGTGGGGCGCGGGTGCACCATTGGGCACAAGGCGATTTTGCATGGCTGTACGCTGGGTGACTTCGCCCTGATCGGGATGGGTGCCACCGTTCTGAACGGAGCACGGATCGGCAGCCGCTCGATCGTCGGTGCCAATGCCCTTGTGTCCGAGAACAAGACCATCGCGGAAGATAAACTCGCCGTTGGCGTGCCCGCACGTGAAGTGAAGTCTCTGGGCGAGGGCGCCGCTAGCATGCTTGAGAAATCAGCGGCCCACTATGTCGAGAACGCGGAGCGCTTCGCCAAGGGCCTCAAGCGCCTTGATCGGTAG
- a CDS encoding DUF3126 family protein: protein MTADELSKIETYLRRLFDSPALAVKARPRKDDSAEVYMGDEFIGLIHKDDEDEDLAYNFTMSILDFDLE from the coding sequence ATGACCGCTGATGAACTGTCGAAGATCGAAACCTATTTGCGGCGCCTGTTTGATTCGCCTGCGCTTGCGGTCAAAGCGCGCCCGCGCAAGGACGATTCAGCGGAGGTCTACATGGGCGACGAATTCATTGGCCTCATTCACAAGGATGATGAGGACGAGGACCTGGCCTACAACTTCACGATGTCGATCCTCGACTTCGACCTCGAATAG
- the cysE gene encoding serine O-acetyltransferase: protein MTEHALAAHSTKDASAQLLAPTDPIWRSIRDEALQAVDRDGATGGLFQALVLGQPSLEYALVGVLAARLGDTLWSSDDISALFLDVLETDEATLTHLHRDLLAVLDRDPACHRLIEPLLFFKGFHALQSYRFSHALWRAGRKDLALFVQSRASARFQVDIHPGTRIGAGLFLDHATGIVIGETAVIEDDVSVMQNVTLGGTGKDEGDRHPKVRRGVLVGAGAKVLGNIELGQFSRVAASSVVLDPVPECATVAGIPAKIVARDICTDDASMPSVRMDHTMPLQSIVDEGSGI from the coding sequence ATGACTGAACATGCACTCGCCGCCCACTCGACCAAGGATGCAAGCGCCCAGCTGCTTGCGCCCACGGACCCGATTTGGCGTAGCATCCGCGACGAAGCCCTTCAGGCGGTTGATCGAGACGGCGCCACCGGTGGGCTTTTCCAGGCGTTGGTTTTGGGCCAGCCATCGCTCGAGTACGCGTTGGTGGGTGTGCTTGCGGCTAGGCTGGGCGATACGCTTTGGTCGTCGGACGACATTTCCGCGCTGTTTCTCGACGTTCTTGAGACCGATGAGGCGACGCTGACCCATTTGCATCGAGATCTGCTCGCTGTTCTCGACCGTGACCCGGCCTGCCACCGGCTGATCGAGCCGCTTTTGTTCTTTAAAGGGTTTCACGCGCTGCAGTCCTACCGGTTTTCGCATGCGCTTTGGCGCGCGGGCCGCAAGGATCTTGCCCTGTTTGTTCAAAGCCGGGCGAGCGCCCGCTTCCAGGTAGACATCCATCCCGGCACGCGGATCGGCGCGGGGCTTTTTCTTGATCATGCGACCGGGATCGTCATCGGTGAGACGGCTGTGATTGAGGACGACGTTTCGGTCATGCAGAACGTCACGCTTGGCGGGACGGGCAAGGATGAGGGCGACCGTCATCCCAAGGTGCGACGCGGCGTGCTCGTTGGGGCCGGTGCAAAGGTGCTGGGGAACATCGAACTGGGGCAGTTTTCCCGCGTTGCGGCCAGTTCGGTCGTTCTTGACCCCGTGCCCGAATGCGCAACCGTTGCAGGGATTCCGGCGAAGATCGTGGCGCGCGATATCTGCACCGACGACGCAAGCATGCCGTCGGTCCGGATGGATCACACCATGCCACTGCAATCAATTGTGGATGAAGGCTCGGGAATTTGA
- a CDS encoding enoyl-CoA hydratase-related protein — MTITIDATPTRLTITINRPHKRNAMTAAMWGAVKDAVEAETGERLIILQGTGGIFCAGADISEFDSLRANPQAVARYDEISGGAYRALRAARAPTLALIDGDCMGGGLAMAAACDIRIASGKARFAVPAAKLGLAYPPDAAADLVRLVGAGDAKWIFLTAEPIDAATALRMGLIQTLIDADRFDADSAALIDAIEAKARLTQIAAKSAVSAALGTGTVGQAARDAQTCFESDDYAEGRQAFRDKRKPNFTGR, encoded by the coding sequence ATGACCATCACCATTGATGCAACGCCAACACGCCTCACCATCACGATAAACCGACCGCACAAGCGCAACGCGATGACAGCGGCGATGTGGGGCGCGGTTAAGGACGCCGTGGAGGCAGAGACAGGCGAACGCCTGATCATACTGCAGGGCACCGGAGGTATCTTCTGCGCGGGCGCGGACATATCGGAATTCGATTCGCTGCGCGCCAATCCACAAGCCGTCGCCCGATATGACGAGATCAGCGGCGGCGCGTATAGGGCGTTGCGGGCTGCGCGCGCGCCCACCTTAGCCCTGATTGACGGCGACTGCATGGGCGGCGGGTTGGCAATGGCAGCTGCCTGCGACATCCGCATCGCTAGCGGGAAGGCCCGCTTTGCGGTCCCGGCCGCCAAGCTGGGGCTTGCCTATCCGCCAGACGCAGCCGCTGATCTGGTGAGGCTCGTCGGTGCTGGAGATGCAAAATGGATCTTTCTGACCGCCGAACCGATCGACGCGGCGACCGCGCTGCGTATGGGCCTCATACAGACCCTGATCGACGCAGACCGCTTTGACGCCGACAGCGCGGCATTGATCGACGCAATCGAGGCCAAGGCCCGCCTGACGCAAATCGCGGCAAAGTCCGCCGTCAGCGCTGCGCTTGGGACCGGGACAGTGGGTCAAGCAGCCCGCGACGCGCAGACCTGTTTCGAGTCTGATGATTATGCGGAAGGACGGCAGGCCTTTCGCGATAAACGAAAACCCAATTTCACCGGTCGTTAA
- a CDS encoding alpha/beta hydrolase, with protein MQTFVSDGVTLAFRDSGEGRASKLPVLLIHGFASNSQINWVGPRWFEALETAGYRAIAIDNRGHGESEKLYDPAAYPSRLMAGDAQRLLDHLGIEQAIVMGYSMGARISAFLCLDAPERVAAVCFAGLGINMVRGIGGSEIIAQALRAPSLSAVDHPVGRAFRAFAEQTKSDREALATCILASRDPITEEDVQSIRQHALVAVGTKDDVSGDGAELVDLLPAGEHLAIERRDHMTAVGDKQYKQGFLAFLDRHGL; from the coding sequence ATGCAGACATTTGTGAGCGACGGTGTCACCCTCGCATTTCGCGATAGTGGCGAGGGCAGGGCGAGCAAACTCCCTGTACTCCTGATCCATGGCTTCGCGTCGAACAGTCAGATTAACTGGGTCGGGCCCCGCTGGTTTGAAGCCCTTGAGACGGCTGGCTACCGCGCCATTGCGATCGATAATCGCGGGCATGGGGAGAGCGAAAAGCTCTACGATCCCGCCGCCTACCCATCGCGCCTGATGGCTGGCGATGCGCAGCGTCTGCTCGATCATCTGGGCATCGAACAGGCAATCGTTATGGGCTACTCAATGGGCGCCCGGATTTCAGCATTCTTATGTCTCGATGCGCCGGAGCGGGTCGCGGCGGTTTGTTTTGCCGGGCTTGGTATCAATATGGTCCGCGGCATCGGCGGATCGGAGATCATCGCACAGGCCCTCCGTGCGCCATCACTGAGCGCGGTGGACCATCCGGTCGGACGTGCCTTCCGCGCCTTTGCCGAGCAGACCAAGTCAGATCGGGAGGCGCTGGCGACCTGTATTCTGGCGTCACGCGACCCGATTACCGAAGAGGATGTTCAGTCAATCCGTCAACACGCGTTGGTCGCTGTTGGCACGAAGGATGATGTCTCTGGCGACGGCGCCGAGTTGGTGGACCTGCTGCCAGCCGGCGAGCATCTTGCCATTGAGCGCCGCGATCACATGACGGCGGTCGGTGACAAGCAGTACAAGCAGGGTTTTTTGGCGTTTCTGGACCGGCATGGGCTTTAG
- a CDS encoding zinc-finger domain-containing protein has protein sequence MADKAILHVHNHEGLPKIYVGARSFMCIGAKPPFDHPHVFLTFGDENEKVCPYCSTLYVYDPTLGPMEARPASAVWHGESVAESA, from the coding sequence ATGGCCGACAAGGCAATTCTGCACGTGCACAATCACGAAGGGCTACCCAAGATTTATGTGGGGGCCCGATCGTTCATGTGTATCGGCGCCAAGCCGCCTTTCGACCATCCGCACGTTTTCCTGACGTTTGGCGACGAGAACGAGAAGGTTTGCCCCTATTGCTCGACGCTTTATGTCTATGACCCGACGCTCGGCCCAATGGAGGCTCGGCCAGCCAGCGCCGTCTGGCATGGGGAAAGCGTCGCCGAAAGCGCCTGA